The stretch of DNA TGCACGTATCAAACCTTTACCATACGGCCCCTCACGCGTTGCTGGCCCGCGATTTGTGCGAGGCCTCTTTTGCCGACCGGGTTTTCTTCTGCAACTCCGGCACCGAAGCTAACGAGGCCGCGCTCAAATTTGCCCGCAAGGTTGCCCGTGCGGCGGGCGACTCTACCAAAACTAACATCGTTGCTTTTAGCGGCTCTTTTCACGGGCGCACCATGGGCGTATTGGCCTGTACGGCCACCGAAAAATACCGCCAACCTTTTGAGCCCCTTATCGGCAATGTTACTTTTGCCCAATTTAACAATCTCAATAGCGCCCGCCAGGCCATCACCAACCAAACCTGCGCCGTGATTGTGGAGCCGATCCAGGGCGAAGGCGGAGTAACGCCGGCCACGCCTGAATTTCTGGCCGGTCTGCGCTCCATCTGCAATGATGTGGAAGCGCTGCTGATCTTTGACGAGGTGCAGTGCGGGCTGGGCCGCACCGGCACGCTCTGGGGTTACCAAGGCTATGGCATTGTTCCCGATATGATGACCCTGGCCAAGTCGTTGGCCGGGGGCTTGCCCATGGGGGCCACGCTGGTGAGCCAAAAAGTGGCCGGCGTAATGCAGCCCGGCGACCACGCCAGCACTTTTGGCGGAGGCCCCTTGATGGCTACCGTGGCTCGGGCCGTGTTCAAACAACTCAACCAACCGGAGTTTTTGGCCGACGTGCAGGCCAAAAGCAATTACCTGGCCGCCAAACTGAATGAGGTGGTCAAACAATCTCCCCTTTTAAACGGGGTGCGCGGCAAAGGTTTGATGTGGGGTCTGCTCTCTACCATTCCTGCCGCTGAAATTGTGGCTGAAGCCCGCAATCACCAACTCATCATTCTCATGGCCGGGGAAAAAATTGTGCGACTCTTGCCGCCGCTGATCATTACCCGGCAAGAAATTGATATGCTGGTAGAAAGATTATCGGCCACATTGGAAGCAGTGGGATAAGATAAGATGTGGCAAGTGACAGGTGTCAAGTGTTACGGATCAAGTATCTTGGAACACCCCTTACGTAAGGTTTATGACTATGACAAACACGCAAAAAATTAATGTCCGCCGGACGCGGCCAGCCGACGTGCCCCGGATGATGCCTCTTTTAAACAAATATATTGAGCAGGGCGAAATATTGCCCCGCACCCAGGATGACGTGTACCGTTCTATCCGCGAGTGGGTAATGGCCGAAACGGAAAACACTCAACTGGTGGGGGTGGGGTCCCTGGTGATCATGTCGGCGGACCTGGCCGAAGTCCGGTCGCTGGTCATCCACCCGGCCTTTCACGGGCAGGGGATTGGCCGCCGGATGGTCAACCTGCTGCTGGCGGAAGCCCGGTTTTTGGAGATTCGGCGGGTCTTTGCCCTCACCCGCAAACCGGACTTTTTTTTGAAGCTGGGCTTTCAACTGACCAAACTGGAAAAACTACCCGGCAAAGTGCGGCGAGATTGCGTGTTCTGCCCTATCTTCCACGCCTGCGATGAAGTAGCCTTGATAATCTCCCCTAAAGAATTGGCTCCATCCGCCCCGCCAGCCGGGCCGGCCAAGGCGGCCCGGAATGGAACGGCAGCGTCCCAGCCGGCGCTGTCAAGATTGGTTGAAAAAAAATGAAAGAGAAACTCCGTATCCGAGAAATACGCCCGGCCGATTGTGCCGTTATCGCCCAGGCATTTTTAGACCAGGGTTGGCATAAGCCCATCTCCCAATATGAAGGCTATCTCCGAGAACAAAATGAGGGCAAACGGGTGGTCTTGGTGGCTGAGAATGAAGGTCAATTTACCGGCTACCTGACGATTTTATGGGAGTCCTTTTATCCACCGTTCAGAGAGGCCGGGATTCCCGAAATTGTGGATTTTAATGTGCTCGTCAAATATCAACGCCGGGGCATTGGCACAGCTTTGATGGCGGAAGCGGAAAAAAGAATCGCCCGGAAATCAGCGGTGGTGGGCATTGGCGTGGGTTTGATGGCAAACTACGGAGTCGCCCAACAAATGTACGTCAAGCGCGGTTACATCCCCGATGGCTGCGGCATTTCCCAAAATGAGCGCTTTTTGCAAGGGGGAGATAAAGTGACGGTGGATGACGATTTGATTCTTTGTTTCACCAAAAAACTGAACCGGGAGCCGGAATGAACCTGACCATTGTTCCCTTTACGCTTGAACACTACGAGCCGGTGATTGCCCTGTGGCGGCACACCGAGGGCGTTGGCCTTAGCAGCGCCGATTCCAGGGAAAACATCCGGGCCTACCTGGAACGAAACGTGGGGATGAGCTTCATTGCCCAAAATGACGGCGTACTGGTAGGGGCGGTACTCAGCGGCCACGATGGTCGGCGAGGCTACATCCATCACCTGGCAGTACACCCAGAGTATCGCCGCCGGGGCATTGGCCGCCAGCTTGTCGAGAGGTGTCTGTCTGCCCTGCAAGCCGCAGGCATTCAGAAATGCCATCTTTTTATTTTTCAGCAGAACGTTGACGGCATCCGGTTTTGGGAAAGCATCGGCTGGTCCAGGCGGGTAGACATTGGCGTGATTTCCAAAACCATTGCGGGAACGGCAGGAGGATAATGGCGATGACTTCGTTGGTCAAAATCTTCACCCTGCTGGCCAGTCTTAACGCCGCGCTGGCCGTTGGCCTGGGGGCGTTTGGCGCTCACGCGCTCAAAACCAAGTTGCCGGCAGATTTGATGGCTACCTATCAAACCGGGGTGCAATATCACTTCTACCACGCCCTGGGCTTGTTTGCCGTGGCCTTTGTGGCCTCGCAGTGGCCCGCGTCTGCCCTGGTCAAATGGTCGGGCTGGCTGATGCTGGGGGGCATCATCTTGTTCTCGTTCAGCCTTTATGCCTTGAGCATCACCGGCTTCCGGTGGCTGGGCGCAATTACGCCGCTGGGCGGGGCGGCCTTTATTGCCGCGTGGCTA from Anaerolineae bacterium encodes:
- a CDS encoding aspartate aminotransferase family protein, which codes for MNPQEIIDLEQKYIVQTYSRPDLVFERGDGVWLYDTEGRQYLDAGSGIAVNALGYNNNLIVEAIRQNAAGLLHVSNLYHTAPHALLARDLCEASFADRVFFCNSGTEANEAALKFARKVARAAGDSTKTNIVAFSGSFHGRTMGVLACTATEKYRQPFEPLIGNVTFAQFNNLNSARQAITNQTCAVIVEPIQGEGGVTPATPEFLAGLRSICNDVEALLIFDEVQCGLGRTGTLWGYQGYGIVPDMMTLAKSLAGGLPMGATLVSQKVAGVMQPGDHASTFGGGPLMATVARAVFKQLNQPEFLADVQAKSNYLAAKLNEVVKQSPLLNGVRGKGLMWGLLSTIPAAEIVAEARNHQLIILMAGEKIVRLLPPLIITRQEIDMLVERLSATLEAVG
- a CDS encoding N-acetyltransferase, translating into MTNTQKINVRRTRPADVPRMMPLLNKYIEQGEILPRTQDDVYRSIREWVMAETENTQLVGVGSLVIMSADLAEVRSLVIHPAFHGQGIGRRMVNLLLAEARFLEIRRVFALTRKPDFFLKLGFQLTKLEKLPGKVRRDCVFCPIFHACDEVALIISPKELAPSAPPAGPAKAARNGTAASQPALSRLVEKK
- a CDS encoding GNAT family N-acetyltransferase, coding for MKEKLRIREIRPADCAVIAQAFLDQGWHKPISQYEGYLREQNEGKRVVLVAENEGQFTGYLTILWESFYPPFREAGIPEIVDFNVLVKYQRRGIGTALMAEAEKRIARKSAVVGIGVGLMANYGVAQQMYVKRGYIPDGCGISQNERFLQGGDKVTVDDDLILCFTKKLNREPE
- a CDS encoding GNAT family N-acetyltransferase — protein: MNLTIVPFTLEHYEPVIALWRHTEGVGLSSADSRENIRAYLERNVGMSFIAQNDGVLVGAVLSGHDGRRGYIHHLAVHPEYRRRGIGRQLVERCLSALQAAGIQKCHLFIFQQNVDGIRFWESIGWSRRVDIGVISKTIAGTAGG
- a CDS encoding DUF423 domain-containing protein, translated to MTSLVKIFTLLASLNAALAVGLGAFGAHALKTKLPADLMATYQTGVQYHFYHALGLFAVAFVASQWPASALVKWSGWLMLGGIILFSFSLYALSITGFRWLGAITPLGGAAFIAAWLLLAGAVIFNLAQ